The Pyramidobacter porci genome includes a window with the following:
- a CDS encoding DUF3298 domain-containing protein: protein MKKAILALLAAAALPFAAQAQVVDAVQADGFGLNLVYPAVHVENAKAQEMINKDIAAYVDGIRAKYDAQNDVSMSYAAKFEDAKYVSLVMSASVMERGAANPENFEHGVVYSKVTGKRMPLSAFVRVKNANSLVKNLKKGAWKLYNQEGKAIAFNADFVPEKLSDEFYLADAKTVAVIYQQGDLAPYSEGATRVISKRR, encoded by the coding sequence ATGAAAAAAGCGATTTTGGCTCTTCTGGCTGCGGCTGCCCTCCCCTTCGCCGCTCAGGCTCAGGTCGTCGACGCGGTGCAGGCCGACGGTTTCGGACTGAATCTGGTCTACCCCGCGGTGCACGTGGAAAACGCGAAAGCCCAGGAGATGATCAACAAAGACATCGCCGCTTACGTTGACGGCATAAGAGCGAAGTACGACGCTCAGAACGACGTCTCCATGAGCTACGCCGCGAAGTTTGAGGACGCGAAGTACGTCTCCCTGGTCATGAGCGCGTCCGTCATGGAGCGGGGCGCGGCCAATCCCGAGAACTTTGAGCACGGCGTGGTGTACAGCAAGGTCACGGGCAAGCGTATGCCGCTGAGCGCTTTTGTCCGCGTCAAGAACGCGAACTCCCTCGTGAAGAATCTGAAGAAGGGCGCTTGGAAGCTCTACAATCAGGAAGGCAAGGCGATCGCTTTCAACGCCGACTTCGTTCCCGAAAAGCTGAGCGACGAGTTTTATCTTGCCGACGCCAAGACAGTGGCCGTGATCTATCAGCAGGGCGATCTGGCTCCCTATTCCGAAGGCGCGACGCGCGTGATCTCGAAACGTCGTTAA
- a CDS encoding NADPH-dependent FMN reductase has protein sequence MHNILLIIGSLRKNSFNRQLAQVISSELAGKASVSTLQFDDIPYMNQDVEWPAPEAVRRVRETVAAADGVWIVTPEYNFNFPGLLKNLLDWLSRPTAQGDYKSAATYKKKVTISGAGGKNATANSRARLTELLEFMRADVMPGGGTGIAVNMDAFKTDKVVFTEEQLRLLHEQVEAFLAFLG, from the coding sequence ATGCATAATATTTTGCTGATCATCGGTTCGCTGAGAAAAAACTCTTTCAACCGCCAGCTGGCTCAGGTCATCTCTTCCGAACTGGCGGGGAAAGCCAGCGTTTCCACGCTGCAGTTCGACGACATCCCCTACATGAATCAGGACGTCGAATGGCCCGCGCCCGAAGCGGTGCGCCGCGTCCGCGAGACCGTGGCCGCCGCCGACGGCGTGTGGATCGTCACGCCGGAATACAACTTCAATTTTCCCGGCCTGCTCAAGAACCTGCTCGACTGGCTTTCGCGCCCGACGGCGCAGGGCGATTACAAGAGCGCCGCGACGTACAAGAAAAAGGTCACGATCAGCGGCGCCGGCGGCAAGAACGCCACGGCCAATTCGCGCGCGCGTCTGACCGAGCTGCTCGAATTCATGCGCGCGGACGTGATGCCCGGCGGCGGCACGGGCATCGCCGTGAACATGGACGCCTTCAAGACCGACAAAGTCGTCTTCACCGAAGAACAGCTTCGTCTCCTGCACGAGCAGGTCGAGGCGTTCCTGGCGTTTTTGGGATAG
- a CDS encoding ferritin has translation MLDAKVKELINTQVNKEFYSAYLYLDFANYYYDQGLDGFAHWYDVQAQEERDHAMLMRTYLQNNGERVTFSEIAKPDKVYKNLDDPLKFALEHEQYVTSLINAIYKAASDVDDYRTMQCFDWFVKEQGEEEKNADDLIKKFSLFGSDPKGLYALNQELLARVYSAPSLVL, from the coding sequence ATGTTGGATGCAAAAGTCAAAGAACTGATCAACACTCAGGTCAACAAAGAATTCTACTCGGCGTATCTGTATCTGGATTTTGCCAATTACTATTACGATCAGGGGCTCGACGGATTCGCTCACTGGTACGACGTGCAGGCGCAGGAAGAGCGCGACCACGCCATGCTGATGAGAACGTACCTGCAGAACAACGGCGAGCGCGTCACCTTCTCCGAGATCGCCAAGCCCGACAAGGTGTACAAGAACCTCGACGACCCGCTCAAGTTCGCTTTGGAGCACGAGCAGTACGTCACCAGCCTGATCAACGCGATCTACAAGGCCGCCAGCGACGTCGACGACTACCGCACGATGCAGTGCTTCGACTGGTTCGTCAAGGAACAGGGCGAAGAGGAAAAGAACGCCGACGACCTGATCAAAAAATTCTCGCTTTTCGGTTCCGACCCCAAGGGGCTGTACGCGCTGAACCAGGAGCTCCTCGCCCGCGTCTACTCGGCGCCGTCTCTGGTTCTGTAA
- a CDS encoding cupin domain-containing protein, with protein sequence MNRAFSIAEEHPPRDGMTISTVSGLRAETKVSYFSLGRGTDVSAESYPTEMLCVGAGGTGRFALGAGADGKEVELGEGEALVVPKDTLCGIAAREGFVYTEVIAKGELQMNEAVKAGEVFALADLAPYEKGSIVNVDVVSNEGFKFVVMAFDEGTALSPHRAPGDALIFALEGKAVIGYEGREHPIEAGENFRFAAGGLHSVTANGKFKMALLLTLK encoded by the coding sequence ATGAATCGAGCGTTTTCTATCGCCGAAGAGCATCCGCCCAGGGACGGCATGACGATCTCCACTGTGTCGGGCCTTCGGGCGGAGACGAAAGTTTCGTACTTTTCGCTGGGGAGGGGAACCGACGTCAGCGCCGAGAGCTATCCGACGGAGATGCTCTGCGTCGGCGCCGGCGGCACAGGGCGTTTTGCGCTCGGCGCCGGGGCGGACGGGAAAGAGGTCGAACTCGGCGAGGGCGAAGCGCTGGTCGTGCCCAAAGACACGCTCTGCGGGATCGCGGCGCGGGAAGGATTCGTTTACACGGAAGTGATTGCGAAAGGAGAATTGCAGATGAACGAAGCGGTCAAAGCGGGCGAAGTTTTCGCACTGGCGGATCTGGCGCCGTATGAAAAGGGCAGTATCGTCAACGTCGACGTGGTTTCCAACGAAGGATTCAAGTTCGTGGTCATGGCCTTCGACGAGGGCACCGCTCTTTCGCCGCACCGCGCGCCGGGCGACGCACTGATCTTCGCGCTGGAAGGCAAAGCCGTGATCGGCTACGAGGGGCGGGAACACCCGATCGAGGCCGGCGAGAATTTCCGCTTCGCCGCAGGCGGCCTGCACAGCGTCACGGCGAACGGCAAGTTCAAGATGGCGCTGCTTTTGACCCTGAAGTAA
- a CDS encoding DUF2249 domain-containing protein, whose amino-acid sequence MSYEAWRDKTNGFRKVDVRHLQGNFAAGLIQAAARLEVGEGLEVVQTFEPHPLYAALENLGFEHHTEQTAETEFHVFFCRTEKKEGEEAPFRPLALLNYPMIDEKLGKIAVDFWETTWQSPRRTLPYETRLLLSLANAVGAGRMRQASRELVKAYVHGLDSAALDDVFELLAWNQGIGFFSSEIGPSPLFQAYKLIKTQEGQGKERSEICRALKEKFGEKNPEIGVM is encoded by the coding sequence ATGAGCTACGAAGCGTGGCGGGACAAGACGAACGGCTTCCGCAAAGTGGACGTGCGGCATCTGCAGGGAAATTTCGCCGCCGGACTGATCCAGGCGGCGGCCCGGCTCGAGGTGGGCGAAGGGCTGGAGGTCGTGCAGACGTTCGAGCCCCATCCGCTGTACGCGGCTTTGGAGAACCTCGGCTTTGAACATCACACGGAACAGACCGCCGAGACGGAGTTCCACGTGTTTTTCTGCCGCACAGAGAAAAAGGAGGGCGAAGAAGCGCCGTTTCGGCCGCTGGCGCTCCTGAATTACCCGATGATCGACGAGAAGCTCGGCAAGATCGCCGTGGATTTCTGGGAGACCACCTGGCAGAGCCCCAGGCGGACGCTGCCGTACGAGACGCGGCTGCTCCTGTCCCTCGCCAACGCGGTCGGCGCCGGGAGGATGCGGCAGGCCTCCCGCGAGCTGGTCAAAGCCTATGTGCACGGCCTCGACTCCGCAGCGCTGGACGACGTCTTCGAGCTGCTGGCGTGGAATCAGGGCATCGGCTTTTTCAGCTCCGAGATCGGGCCGTCGCCGCTGTTTCAGGCCTACAAACTGATCAAGACGCAGGAAGGGCAGGGCAAGGAACGAAGCGAGATATGCCGCGCGCTGAAAGAGAAGTTCGGCGAAAAGAATCCCGAGATCGGCGTCATGTAA
- a CDS encoding oxygen-binding di-iron domain-containing protein, whose protein sequence is MRKHVKNNVSWVGHIDWELERFHGDDYSIVNGSSQNAYLIEEEKTVLIDTVWTPHRFDFVENLKKEVDLKKIDFIVANHGECDHSGSLTALMDEIPDTPIYCTANAVKSIEGQYGARGWNFRVVKTGDSVDIGSGKKLIFVEMRMLHWPDSMATYLTGDNILFSNDAFGQHYAVEELFNDKADQCLLDKESMKYFANILNPFAAILAKKLEEIGALNLPIEMIAPSHGAVWRRDPRQIVAKYAKWAGAYREDQVTVAYDTMWEGTAKIAHRIADEVHRQSPDTVVKVFNIAKADKNEVMTEVFRSKAIAVGSPTVSGGILSSVAGWLEFLRQLKFRNKKAAAFGCYGWSGESVKVLRERLKDAGFDVIDENVRSLWNPGEEDFAAVPALAEKLLGGPAAQA, encoded by the coding sequence GTGAGAAAACACGTCAAAAACAACGTAAGCTGGGTGGGGCACATCGACTGGGAGCTGGAGCGCTTTCACGGGGATGATTATTCCATCGTGAACGGTTCCAGCCAGAATGCCTATCTGATCGAGGAGGAGAAGACGGTCCTGATCGATACCGTATGGACGCCGCACCGCTTCGATTTCGTCGAGAATCTGAAAAAAGAAGTTGACCTGAAGAAGATCGATTTCATCGTCGCCAACCACGGCGAGTGCGATCACTCAGGCTCGCTGACGGCTCTGATGGATGAGATTCCGGACACGCCCATCTACTGCACGGCCAATGCGGTCAAGAGCATCGAAGGGCAGTACGGCGCGCGCGGCTGGAACTTCCGCGTGGTGAAGACGGGCGACAGCGTCGATATCGGCAGCGGCAAGAAACTGATCTTCGTGGAGATGCGCATGCTCCATTGGCCGGACTCCATGGCCACCTACCTGACCGGCGACAACATCCTCTTTTCCAACGACGCGTTCGGCCAGCATTATGCGGTGGAGGAACTGTTCAACGACAAGGCGGATCAGTGTCTGCTGGACAAGGAATCCATGAAGTACTTCGCCAACATCCTCAATCCTTTTGCGGCAATCCTGGCCAAAAAGCTGGAAGAGATCGGCGCGCTGAACCTCCCGATCGAGATGATCGCCCCTTCCCATGGCGCGGTCTGGCGCCGGGATCCGCGGCAGATCGTCGCAAAATACGCGAAATGGGCGGGCGCGTATCGGGAAGATCAGGTCACGGTCGCATACGACACCATGTGGGAGGGCACCGCGAAGATCGCCCACAGGATCGCGGACGAAGTGCACCGGCAGAGTCCCGATACCGTGGTGAAAGTCTTCAACATCGCGAAGGCGGACAAGAACGAGGTCATGACGGAAGTCTTCCGCTCGAAAGCCATCGCCGTCGGCTCTCCGACGGTGTCGGGCGGCATCCTTTCGAGCGTGGCGGGCTGGCTGGAATTTCTCAGACAGCTGAAGTTCAGGAACAAGAAGGCCGCGGCTTTCGGATGCTACGGCTGGAGCGGCGAGTCCGTCAAAGTTCTGCGGGAGCGCCTGAAAGACGCGGGCTTTGACGTGATCGATGAAAACGTGCGCTCTCTTTGGAATCCCGGAGAGGAAGATTTCGCCGCCGTTCCCGCTCTGGCGGAAAAGCTTCTTGGGGGACCGGCGGCACAAGCGTAA
- a CDS encoding ferredoxin, whose translation MKYVVNENCIGCGLCASTCPEVFSMTDAGVAAAIAEEVAEENRGSAAEARENCPVGAIEEV comes from the coding sequence ATGAAGTACGTTGTGAACGAGAATTGTATCGGCTGCGGGCTGTGCGCGTCGACCTGCCCCGAGGTCTTTTCCATGACCGACGCGGGCGTCGCCGCGGCGATCGCGGAAGAAGTGGCGGAAGAGAACCGCGGCAGCGCGGCGGAAGCGCGCGAAAACTGTCCGGTCGGCGCGATCGAGGAGGTCTGA
- the hcp gene encoding hydroxylamine reductase has product MERKMFCYQCQETAGGKGCTVCGVCGKKPDVAAMQDLLISVTKGLSCVADRLRREGRRVGKEVNHLVTMNLFVTITNANFDRQAIIERIRETLDVKQKLLSQTENVSGLPHAALWNGDVGEFDAEAAAVGVLATEDEDIRSLRELITYGLKGLAAYSKHANALLQDNEDVDAFIQRALAKTLDDSLTVNDLVALTLETGKYGVDGMALLDKANTEAYGHPEITTVDIGVRKNPGILISGHDLRDLEMLLEQTAGTGVDVYTHSEMLPAHYYPAFKKYPHFAGNYGNAWWKQKEEFEKFRGPVLMTTNCVVPPADSYKDRLWTTGATGVPGCRHIGGAYGETKDFSALIEQAKKCPPPEEIETGRIVGGFAHEQVFALADKVVDAVRSGAIRKFVVMAGCDGRMKSREYYTEFAKKLPKDVVILTAGCAKYKYNKLDLGDIGGIPRVLDAGQCNDSYSLALIALKLKEIFGLNDVNDLPLAFNIAWYEQKAVIVLLALLYLGVKNIHLGPTLPAFLSPNVAGVLVKNFGIAGIGTVDDDLKLFFG; this is encoded by the coding sequence ATGGAGCGTAAAATGTTCTGCTACCAGTGTCAGGAAACCGCGGGGGGAAAGGGCTGCACCGTTTGCGGCGTATGCGGGAAGAAACCCGACGTGGCAGCCATGCAGGACCTTCTGATCTCCGTGACGAAAGGGCTCTCCTGCGTCGCGGACCGGCTTCGCCGCGAGGGACGGCGCGTCGGCAAAGAGGTGAACCATCTCGTGACGATGAACCTCTTCGTGACGATCACGAACGCGAACTTCGACCGTCAGGCGATCATCGAAAGAATCCGGGAAACGCTGGACGTGAAACAGAAACTCCTGAGTCAGACGGAAAACGTGTCGGGACTGCCTCACGCGGCGCTCTGGAACGGCGACGTCGGCGAATTCGACGCTGAGGCCGCCGCAGTCGGCGTGCTCGCCACCGAGGACGAGGACATCCGCAGCCTGCGGGAACTGATCACGTACGGCCTCAAGGGACTGGCGGCCTATTCCAAGCACGCGAACGCGCTCCTGCAGGACAACGAAGACGTGGACGCCTTCATCCAGCGCGCGCTGGCCAAGACGCTGGACGACAGCCTGACGGTGAACGACCTTGTGGCGCTGACCCTCGAGACCGGAAAGTACGGGGTCGACGGCATGGCGCTTCTCGACAAGGCCAACACCGAGGCTTACGGCCATCCGGAGATCACGACGGTCGACATCGGCGTGCGGAAAAATCCCGGCATCCTGATCTCCGGCCACGATCTGAGAGATCTCGAAATGCTGCTGGAACAGACGGCGGGGACGGGCGTGGACGTGTACACGCACTCCGAGATGCTTCCCGCCCATTACTATCCCGCGTTCAAGAAATACCCGCACTTTGCCGGCAACTACGGCAACGCCTGGTGGAAACAGAAAGAGGAGTTCGAGAAATTCCGCGGCCCCGTTCTGATGACGACGAACTGCGTCGTGCCGCCCGCGGACAGCTACAAAGACCGCCTCTGGACGACCGGCGCCACGGGCGTTCCCGGCTGCAGACACATCGGCGGCGCCTACGGCGAGACCAAGGACTTTTCGGCGCTCATCGAACAGGCGAAAAAGTGCCCTCCGCCCGAGGAGATCGAAACGGGCCGCATCGTCGGCGGCTTCGCGCACGAACAGGTGTTCGCGCTCGCCGATAAAGTCGTGGACGCGGTCAGATCCGGCGCGATCAGGAAGTTTGTGGTCATGGCGGGCTGCGACGGACGGATGAAGTCCAGAGAGTACTATACGGAGTTCGCCAAAAAACTCCCCAAGGACGTGGTGATCCTGACCGCCGGATGCGCCAAGTACAAATACAACAAGCTGGACCTGGGAGACATCGGCGGCATCCCGAGAGTTCTGGACGCCGGTCAGTGCAACGATTCCTACTCGCTGGCGCTGATCGCCCTGAAGCTGAAGGAGATCTTCGGGCTGAACGACGTCAACGACCTGCCGCTGGCGTTCAACATCGCCTGGTACGAGCAGAAAGCCGTCATCGTCCTGCTGGCGCTGCTGTATTTGGGCGTCAAGAACATCCATCTGGGGCCGACGCTCCCGGCGTTCCTGTCGCCGAACGTGGCCGGCGTGCTGGTCAAGAATTTCGGCATCGCAGGCATCGGCACGGTGGACGACGATCTGAAGCTGTTTTTCGGTTAA
- a CDS encoding aldo/keto reductase yields MSEIKLSAKKLGFGLMRLPKNGEAIDVEQVKKMVDLFMAAGFTYFDTAWAYPGSEDAIRQALVERYPREKFTLATKNAAWINCQSREDAVGQFETSLKQTGAGYFDFYLLHNLGEGRTHFFDDFDMWSFVQEKKAEGKIRHVGFSFHSTPEELDAILKAHPEAEFVQLQINYADWENPRIQSRACYETARKHGKPVVIMEPVKGGLLASPPESVERVFKNADAQASCASWAIRFAASLDGVIAVLSGMSSVEQMKDNLSYMTDFRPLTEAERRVVAKARETLDALPMIPCTSCNYCAEVCPQNIGISGSFTALNLLNIYGNYNYAEGQEKWLVERHGKARANECIQCSSCEQVCPQHIKIRDNLVKVVEAFHMA; encoded by the coding sequence ATGTCGGAAATCAAACTGAGCGCGAAAAAACTTGGATTTGGGCTGATGCGGCTGCCGAAAAACGGCGAAGCGATCGACGTCGAACAGGTAAAAAAGATGGTCGACCTCTTCATGGCGGCCGGCTTTACGTATTTCGACACGGCCTGGGCTTATCCCGGCTCGGAAGACGCGATCCGTCAGGCGCTCGTCGAACGCTATCCGCGCGAAAAGTTCACGCTCGCCACGAAAAACGCCGCATGGATAAACTGCCAAAGCCGGGAAGACGCCGTCGGCCAGTTCGAGACATCGCTGAAACAGACCGGCGCCGGTTATTTTGACTTTTATCTGCTCCACAACCTCGGCGAGGGCAGAACCCATTTCTTCGACGACTTCGACATGTGGAGCTTCGTGCAGGAGAAGAAAGCGGAAGGAAAAATCAGGCACGTCGGCTTCTCCTTCCATTCCACGCCGGAGGAGCTGGACGCTATTTTGAAAGCCCATCCCGAAGCGGAATTCGTACAGCTGCAGATCAACTACGCCGATTGGGAGAATCCTCGCATTCAGTCGCGGGCCTGTTACGAGACGGCCAGAAAACACGGGAAGCCCGTCGTCATCATGGAGCCCGTCAAAGGCGGTCTTTTGGCCAGCCCGCCGGAATCCGTCGAGCGCGTGTTCAAAAACGCCGATGCCCAGGCTTCCTGCGCTTCGTGGGCCATCCGCTTCGCCGCCAGCCTGGACGGAGTGATCGCCGTGCTGTCCGGCATGAGCAGCGTGGAGCAGATGAAGGACAACCTTTCCTACATGACGGATTTCAGGCCGCTGACGGAGGCCGAGCGGCGCGTCGTCGCAAAAGCGCGGGAAACGCTGGACGCCTTGCCGATGATCCCCTGCACGAGCTGCAACTACTGCGCGGAAGTGTGCCCGCAGAACATCGGCATTTCCGGTTCCTTCACGGCGCTGAATCTATTGAACATCTACGGCAACTACAATTACGCCGAAGGCCAGGAGAAATGGCTCGTGGAACGCCACGGCAAAGCCCGCGCCAACGAATGCATTCAGTGCAGCAGCTGCGAGCAGGTCTGCCCTCAGCACATCAAAATCCGCGACAACCTCGTGAAGGTCGTGGAAGCTTTTCACATGGCCTGA
- a CDS encoding cell envelope biogenesis protein TolA — MSTNLTDEIRSVEAAAAQKVAGAKAEAQDLVIKTRNSAALRVKEAKQAHFREYRSRLAQVEAEAAETAARTVEQGKTEARQFVEAHEDAVKKTAQWLAEEVVSQYGRCSR, encoded by the coding sequence ATGTCTACCAATCTGACCGACGAGATCAGGAGCGTCGAAGCGGCGGCGGCCCAAAAAGTGGCCGGCGCCAAAGCGGAAGCTCAGGATCTGGTTATCAAGACTCGCAACTCAGCGGCCCTTCGTGTTAAAGAGGCCAAGCAGGCCCATTTTCGCGAGTACCGCTCCCGCCTTGCTCAGGTAGAAGCGGAAGCGGCCGAAACCGCCGCTCGGACGGTGGAACAGGGCAAGACCGAGGCTCGGCAGTTTGTCGAGGCTCACGAAGATGCGGTAAAGAAAACGGCTCAATGGTTAGCCGAAGAGGTGGTGTCTCAGTATGGCCGTTGCTCGCGTTAA
- a CDS encoding V-type ATP synthase subunit I, which yields MAVARVKKIELYVHRTAVEEVLSVLQERGITEIAAAERNAAEEPSARPARSGGDYAAALNDVNYLVRYLAPYYKDPVGTLGRILGERDDVSVEKLAALAEKVDAGNLAAEVRKRERRLTELRSDVQQVKSLQQTLAAVKSFKPPLSMVTEGTRLVAGFLGAGRAENLLEWKDAVEEAFGADAECLVSVPSQGSRDPAWGSVFYLRSFEDKLSELCLKHSVAKIDLPSSLTGTVAEEQKKLSDRLAALGQEEKYFVNWLQSFADAHMDEIRRLGDYLTIMKTRQDAEDESERTEQVVLLRGWVPDSKAAELKQILAPHEKDVDLRLSDPAEDDDPPIVLENRNCAKPFEMLTMLYGAPVYGSVDPSFPMMPFFLLFFGMCYADAGYGIVITAIAVYFLKKYRKMPDGIKRALTLVKYCGIATVIYGAVTGSWMGDMIDAFPFLGFLRPAKNLVTLLEPMKDPMLLLGISLALGIVHIYYGILLAAYANVRERRWFAACADQGGWLLLLTGLLIFGVGAFAAPRVEPLGKNMAIAGALVLVLTQGREKKGIVGKFVSGVLSLYNVTSYLGDVLSYSRLLALGLVGGAVAMIINLMSKLCGGTAYVGWILALLIFFGGHVFSMVINILGAFVHPLRLQYVEFFGKFYSSGGTAFEPFCYRSDYVNVTGRKDA from the coding sequence ATGGCCGTTGCTCGCGTTAAAAAAATCGAACTGTACGTGCACCGCACGGCCGTCGAAGAAGTGCTGTCGGTGCTTCAGGAGCGTGGGATCACTGAGATCGCCGCTGCTGAAAGGAACGCTGCCGAAGAGCCTTCCGCCCGTCCGGCGCGAAGCGGCGGGGATTACGCGGCCGCCCTGAACGACGTGAATTACCTCGTCCGTTATCTTGCGCCTTACTATAAAGATCCCGTCGGGACGCTGGGGCGGATACTGGGCGAACGCGACGACGTCAGCGTGGAAAAGCTGGCCGCATTGGCCGAAAAAGTCGACGCCGGCAATCTGGCGGCGGAAGTCCGCAAGCGCGAACGCCGCCTGACGGAGCTTCGATCCGACGTACAGCAGGTCAAAAGTTTGCAGCAGACCTTGGCGGCGGTGAAAAGCTTTAAGCCGCCTCTGTCCATGGTGACGGAAGGCACGCGGCTGGTCGCCGGATTTTTGGGCGCCGGGCGCGCCGAGAACCTGCTGGAATGGAAAGACGCGGTGGAGGAAGCTTTCGGCGCCGACGCGGAGTGCCTCGTCTCGGTTCCTTCCCAGGGAAGCCGCGATCCCGCCTGGGGCAGCGTGTTCTACCTGCGCTCGTTCGAGGACAAACTTTCGGAGCTTTGCCTGAAACACAGCGTCGCGAAGATCGATCTGCCTTCTTCGCTGACGGGGACCGTCGCCGAAGAGCAGAAAAAACTTTCGGACCGGCTGGCCGCTCTCGGGCAGGAAGAGAAGTATTTCGTCAACTGGCTTCAGTCCTTTGCCGACGCGCATATGGACGAGATCCGCCGCCTCGGCGATTACCTGACGATCATGAAGACGCGCCAGGACGCCGAGGACGAGAGCGAGCGCACCGAGCAGGTCGTCCTGCTTCGCGGCTGGGTCCCCGACAGCAAAGCCGCGGAACTCAAACAGATCCTCGCTCCGCACGAAAAGGACGTGGATCTGCGGCTTTCGGATCCGGCGGAGGACGACGATCCGCCGATCGTGCTGGAGAACAGGAACTGCGCGAAACCGTTCGAGATGCTGACCATGCTGTACGGCGCGCCCGTGTACGGTTCGGTCGATCCGTCGTTCCCGATGATGCCGTTTTTCCTGCTGTTCTTCGGCATGTGCTATGCCGACGCCGGCTACGGCATTGTGATCACGGCCATCGCCGTGTACTTCCTCAAAAAGTATCGGAAAATGCCCGACGGCATCAAGCGGGCCCTGACCCTCGTGAAATATTGCGGTATTGCCACAGTCATCTATGGCGCCGTTACAGGCAGCTGGATGGGCGACATGATCGACGCCTTTCCCTTCCTGGGCTTCCTGCGCCCGGCGAAGAATCTGGTGACGCTGCTCGAACCCATGAAGGATCCCATGCTGCTGCTGGGGATTTCGCTGGCGCTGGGCATCGTCCACATCTATTACGGCATTCTGCTTGCCGCTTACGCCAATGTCAGGGAACGTCGCTGGTTCGCCGCCTGCGCCGACCAGGGCGGCTGGCTGCTGCTCCTGACGGGGCTGTTGATCTTCGGCGTCGGCGCCTTTGCGGCGCCCCGGGTCGAGCCGTTGGGTAAAAACATGGCGATCGCCGGCGCCCTGGTTTTGGTCCTGACGCAGGGGCGAGAAAAGAAGGGCATTGTCGGCAAGTTCGTTTCCGGCGTGCTGAGCCTGTACAACGTCACCAGCTATCTGGGCGACGTGCTCAGCTACAGCCGCCTGCTCGCCCTGGGGCTGGTCGGCGGCGCCGTGGCGATGATCATCAACCTGATGTCCAAGCTCTGCGGCGGCACCGCTTACGTGGGCTGGATCCTGGCGCTGCTGATCTTCTTCGGCGGCCATGTTTTCAGCATGGTGATCAACATCCTGGGCGCGTTCGTCCACCCGCTGCGACTGCAGTACGTGGAATTTTTCGGCAAGTTTTACAGCAGCGGCGGGACGGCGTTCGAACCCTTCTGCTACAGATCGGACTATGTCAACGTGACTGGCCGCAAGGACGCTTAG
- a CDS encoding V-type ATP synthase subunit K, with protein sequence MDYLGIAFVVLGAALAAGMAGIGSAIGVGIAGEVGAGVMTEDPGKFGLVLMLQALPGTQGIYGLLIAFFAMLKVGLVGGSAVPCDWVHGLAVMFACLPIALGGWISAISQGKTSAACIQMIAKQPGEAGKAVILPAMVETYAVLALLVSILLMNGISL encoded by the coding sequence ATGGATTATCTTGGTATCGCTTTTGTTGTGCTTGGCGCGGCTCTGGCCGCCGGTATGGCGGGCATCGGTTCGGCTATTGGCGTCGGTATCGCCGGTGAAGTCGGCGCCGGCGTAATGACGGAAGATCCCGGCAAGTTCGGCCTTGTGCTGATGCTGCAGGCGCTGCCCGGAACTCAGGGTATTTACGGCCTGCTGATCGCGTTCTTCGCCATGCTGAAGGTCGGTCTGGTCGGCGGTTCGGCCGTCCCCTGCGATTGGGTGCACGGTCTGGCCGTCATGTTCGCCTGCCTGCCCATCGCCCTGGGCGGATGGATCTCGGCCATTTCGCAGGGAAAAACTTCGGCCGCCTGCATCCAGATGATCGCCAAGCAGCCCGGCGAAGCCGGCAAGGCCGTTATCCTGCCGGCCATGGTCGAGACGTATGCGGTGCTTGCCCTCCTCGTCAGCATTCTTCTTATGAACGGCATCAGCCTGTAA
- a CDS encoding V-type ATP synthase subunit E — protein MALADIRKKIEQDAAGEAAKLLDEARKQAGVLNADADAEISKSKKYYDGLYAAEAPEVRRRAQIIANLDVKKLRLGAKQELIGRSFDGALTRLCKLAGDKYLAFMEKLLDQAVSSGDEELLVAAGEKRIDQAWLDKYNASRGKKLTLSAEKADIKGGFVLRKGRISTNCSLETLIHWLKDELESDVVKRLFDAE, from the coding sequence ATGGCACTCGCTGACATCAGGAAGAAAATCGAACAGGACGCGGCCGGCGAGGCCGCGAAACTGCTCGACGAGGCCCGAAAGCAGGCCGGCGTCCTGAACGCGGACGCCGACGCCGAAATTTCCAAAAGCAAGAAATATTACGACGGCCTGTACGCTGCCGAAGCTCCCGAAGTACGCCGCCGCGCCCAGATCATCGCGAATCTGGACGTGAAAAAACTCCGTCTCGGCGCCAAGCAGGAGCTGATCGGGCGCAGTTTCGACGGCGCGCTGACGCGCCTCTGCAAATTGGCCGGCGACAAATATCTTGCGTTCATGGAAAAGCTTCTCGACCAGGCGGTCAGCAGCGGCGACGAGGAACTGCTCGTGGCTGCCGGCGAGAAGCGCATCGATCAGGCCTGGCTCGACAAATACAACGCTTCCCGGGGCAAAAAGCTGACGCTTTCCGCCGAAAAAGCGGACATCAAAGGCGGCTTTGTCCTTCGCAAGGGCAGGATCAGCACGAACTGCTCCTTGGAAACCCTGATCCACTGGCTCAAGGACGAACTGGAGTCCGACGTCGTCAAACGGCTGTTTGACGCGGAGTAA